Proteins from one Trichoplusia ni isolate ovarian cell line Hi5 chromosome 9, tn1, whole genome shotgun sequence genomic window:
- the LOC113497797 gene encoding E3 ubiquitin-protein ligase Ufd4 isoform X1, with translation MAEVDPETLLEWLLTGQGDERDMQLIALEQLCMLLLMSDNVDRCFESCPPRTFLPALCKIFLDECAPDNVLEVTARAITYYLDVSAECTRRIVAIEGAVKAICSRLLTVDPNNRTSKDLAEQCIKVLELVCTREAGAVWEGGGLPAVLHFITHHGTSVHKDTLHSAMAVVSRVCGKMEPGDARVGDAVSSLSALLCHNDARVADAALRCFASLADRFARAHADPAPLAEHGLIEELVRRLGSAESGDDKCSAPAVSTTVSLLSTLCRGSAQITHDLVRLELCSAVEAAVQADERWCLECMRLVDLLLVLLCEGRHAIQNGSTRNGSSTSGSSGSGGASGEGSSASGSGARGDKSHRQLIDCIRGKDTDALLAAVSSGAVDVNFTDDVGQTLLNWASAFGTREMVEFLCEKGADVNRGQRSSSLHYAACFGRPAIAKVLLRYGANADLRDEDGKTPLDKARERHDQGHREVAAILQCPGEWLVVGNHDSPSPSNDDDFPETGDKEMAAVYLERLVPVFCSRYLGAGGAGVRRACLSLVRKMVHYAPARLLRAISLRRDPPAAALLTQLVAAVLDNAGELGAWRRGPARVLRSRYIRPPADDDDGHLIVLGIAEELMVKASDIYLEQFARLGVFSKVEGLAAAPAAFLTSDSENSNIPGCSEDASCLSSGVGYSWAEWSLCRGRDALYVWSDAAALELSTGSNGWFRFLLDGKLATMYSSGSPEHQTDNTENRGEFIDKLQRARASVKNTVPQPILSKPGAAKLIIGNWALSCKKEKELQIHNTDGQQQTTILREDLPGFIFESNRGTKHSFTAETFLGPELASGWTDRRTVTPHNAVNVSRSRLAAKAEALKAQVCERARALYSRHLANAATRQPRPPVARLRALLARMQRLATQPTDDWQRELNESLEQLTELLCGDELLSAYELQSSGLAPSLLQVLSPQANDSPGQAGERARLVRAWVSRSGGAGGAGGVLAARLVAVLESVERLPVHAPGGDAPPPSAGTLHHLTKRIRLRIERATDESTEDTTTNNGNNAGRNLKVEALTTVRQLERFLAKSVARQWYDMERTSFNFVQKIKTEAPMVFNYDHDFDENGILYFIGSNGGTCEWVNPGAHSLVSVWSSDGRQLPYGRAEDALSRSPEPLNVHTNDDRRAFIAVDLGLQVVPSAYTLRHARGYGRSALRNWLFQMSTDGITWSTLLAHNDEQALQEPGSTATWRLRADAPYRYLRIQQNGKNASGQSHYLSLSGLEIYGKVVGVSDNAPRQCGGPNGGTSTTPAGGAAGGAAGAAGAAGGGARARRWSRGARGVCAGARVLRGPDWKWRDQDGAHPALGTVTSDLHNGWVDVRWDHGGRNSYRMGAEGKFDLKVVSGGATGGAACGEAKQGRKSHSTPSLPDATAVDHQVSVASTEQASSADNISSEEMASNMSRPRTHATDLSAINNSTHHINTDLATIVESLTLGAESNNCMADLGNTSFTNMELGPTSITDITKPYPAKEPVPETNTQEEREARRREGDAVRNSANALLSSDLLALPASLLHTLRNNANRLHIQCEDNDAADGQYGDHKKDSQSGGSGAMSASEPDLTQQVNRGAARLLESLGVGRGAGAGRGANPQRATRTNHSTSLFPSLVRLALSSNFPGGLLSAAQSYPSLVPNAQNALTLSLTSTSSESEQWLQVSLEDFLESCRAPALLTELEDDDEGDDALDSDKENEPTYQEVVSRNLLSLMEEEALEAVRGSSGQGGRQRKPWDDDFVLKRQFSALIPAFDPRPGRTNLNQTVDLEIPLNESSDGEESSSSDCGQAGAGGSAGAAGGGGRLPALRLVLSAAGASVALERPNWTLYRAVLALNARLPLADTHRDLTYTLTYKEIEGMETFASSSDSEDDEPCDPERGIAGAEGAEGAMATCCVRVLRRLRAAAPSLPPEAFVSTKLTNKLHQQLQEPLTLAAAATPLWCQQLNDWCPFLFPLETRQMFFACTAFGTSRTIVWLQAQRDRALDRQRSGNTVSPRRAELEATEFRMGRLRHERVRIPRQPDLLRSAMQVMRVHAGRKSVLEVEFAGEEGTGLGPTLEFYALVAAELQRADLAMWLNDSPHAAADHDSAPHHLVLPDEKPPGYYVTRAGGLFPAPLPQDSPVCDKVCKYFWFLGVFLAKVLQDGRLVDLPLSEPFLRIMCGEELTNDCLEEIDPIRHRFLQSVLAAAENYDLLMRDQSLEVEERARRIAELTVEGASFEQLALTMTHVAAHTDAAVAVQPLTDNGENIEVGPANARAYAEASARWMTRGGVRRQAAAFRRGFGAVFPPRRLRAFCAAELRLLLCGERGPVWTRDHLLQYTEPKLGYTRDSPGFLRLVDVLVEMSLRERKAFLQFATGCSSLPPGGLANLHPRLTVVRKVDAGDGSYPSVNTCVHYLKLPEYSCKEVLRERLLAATNERGFHLN, from the exons aTGGCGGAAGTGGATCCAGAGACCCTGTTAGAATGGCTGCTGACTGGACAGGGTGATGAGCGTGACATGCAACTCATTGCTCTTGAACAACTTTGCATGTTACTGCTTATGTCTGATAATGTTGACAGATGCTTTGAAAG TTGTCCTCCAAGAACATTTCTCCCAGCATTGTGCAAAATATTCCTTGATGAATGTGCACCAGATAATGTTCTAGAGGTTACAGCTAGGGCAATAACTTACTATTTGGATGTTTCTG CTGAATGTACTAGACGAATTGTAGCCATAGAAGGCGCAGTAAAGGCAATCTGCAGCAGATTGCTCACAGTTGATCCTAATAACCGAACCAGCAAGGATCTTGCTGAGCAGTGCATTAAA GTACTGGAGTTGGTCTGCACCAGGGAGGCAGGTGCTGTGTGGGAAGGTGGTGGCCTACCTGCAGTCTTACATTTTATCACTCACCATGGTACATCTGTTCATAAAGACACCCTGCACTCAGCCATGGCTGTTGTGTCAAG GGTTTGTGGTAAAATGGAACCGGGAGACGCTCGTGTGGGTGACGCAGTTTCGTCACTATCGGCTTTACTGTGCCATAATGACGCGCGTGTGGCTGACGCCGCACTCAGGTGTTTCGCGTCACTTGCTGACAGATTCGCGCGCGCGCATGCTGACCCTGCTCCCCTCGCCGAACACG GTTTGATAGAAGAACTCGTTCGGCGTCTAGGAAGTGCTGAAAGTGGCGATGATAAATGTTCTGCTCCAGCTGTCTCGACTACCGTTAGTTTGCTCTCTACACTGTGCCGTGGATCTGCACAAATTACTCAC GATCTCGTGCGTCTGGAATTATGTTCAGCCGTTGAAGCCGCGGTGCAAGCCGACGAGCGCTGGTGTCTAGAGTGCATGCGGCTCGTAGATTTATTGCTAGTTCTACTATGTGAAGGACGTCATGCTATACAGAA CGGGTCGACTCGTAACGGCAGCTCGACGTCTGGGTCGAGCGGGTCTGGCGGTGCGAGCGGCGAGGGCTCGTCGGCCAGCGGCAGCGGCGCGCGCGGTGACAAGTCGCACCGCCAGCTCATCGACTGCATCCGCGGCAAGGACACGGACGCTCTGCTGGCCGCCGTCTCCAGCGGAGCTGTCGACGTCAACTTCACTGATGATGTCGGACAGACTCTCCTCAACTGGGCGTCGGCTTTCGGAACCAGGGAAATGGTCGAGTTTCTTTGCGAAAAAG GCGCTGACGTGAATCGTGGTCAACGTAGTTCATCTCTGCATTACGCTGCTTGTTTCGGCCGCCCAGCCATTGCTAAAGTGCTACTACGTTATGGTGCAAATGCAGATTTACGAGATGAAGATGGTAAAACACCTCTTGACAAAGCACGGGAACGTCACGATCAAG GGCACAGGGAAGTAGCAGCCATATTGCAGTGTCCAGGCGAGTGGTTGGTAGTTGGCAATCATGATTCTCCTTCACCATCCAATGACGATGATTTTCCAGAAACTGGAGACAAAGAAATGGCTGCAGTTTATCTAGA ACGGCTGGTGCCGGTGTTCTGCTCGCGCTACctgggcgcgggcggcgcgggcgtgcGGCGCGCCTGCCTGTCGCTGGTGCGCAAGATGGTGCACTACGCGCCCGCGCGCCTGCTGCGCGCCATCTCGCTGCGCCGCgacccgcccgccgccgcgctgctcaCGCAGCTCGTGGCCGCCGTGCTCGACAACGCC GGCGAGCTGGGCGCGTGGCGGCGCGGCCCGGCGCGAGTGCTGCGCAGCCGCTATATCCGCCCGCCTGCG GATGACGATGACGGCCATCTTATCGTGCTTGGGATCGCTGAAGAGTTGATGGTGAAAGCCTCGGACATATACCTGGAACAGTTCGCACGGCTCGGCGTATTTAGCAAGGTCGAAGGCTTGGCTGCAGCTCCAGCTGCATTTCTGACATCTGATAGTGAAAATTCTAATATTCCCG GCTGCAGTGAAGACGCTTCCTGCTTGTCAAGCGGCGTGGGTTACTCGTGGGCGGAGTGGTCGCTGTGCCGCGGGCGCGACGCGCTGTACGTGTGGAGCGACGCGGCCGCGCTCGAGCTCAGCACGGGCAGCAACGGATGGTTCCGCTTCCTCCTCGACGGAAAACTCGCCACCATGTACTCTAGCGGCAGCCCCGAACATCAGACCGACAACACCG aaaatcgTGGTGAATTTATTGATAAACTCCAAAGAGCACGTGCTTCAGTGAAAAATACGGTTCCACAACCAATTTTATCCAAACCCGGAGCagctaaattaattattggaaACTGGGCTCTGTCATGTAAAAA GGAAAAAGAACTTCAAATTCACAATACGGATGGACAACAGCAAACTACGATACTGCGAGAAGATTTGCCAGGATTTATCTTCGAGTCTAACAGGGGCACTAAACATTCATTTACAGCGGAGACATTTTTAG GGCCGGAGTTGGCGAGCGGCTGGACTGACCGAAGGACGGTGACGCCCCACAATGCTGTTAACGTCAGTCGATCAAGACTGGCTGCCAAGGCTGAAGCTCTCAAAGCTCAG gtATGCGAACGTGCTCGTGCACTTTATTCACGACACTTGGCGAACGCTGCTACTCGTCAGCCACGTCCACCTGTAGCAAGACTGCGGGCCTTACTGGCGCGAATGCAGCGTCTAGCTACGCAGCCTACTG ATGATTGGCAAAGGGAATTGAACGAGTCTCTGGAACAACTGACAGAGCTCTTGTGTGGTGATGAACTGCTCTCTGCGTACGAGTTACAGTCATCTGGTCTCGCACCTTCGCTATTACAAGTACTGTCGCCGCAAGCTAATG ACAGCCCGGGGCAGGCGGGCGAGCGCGCGCGGCTGGTGCGCGCGTGGGTGTCGcgcagcggcggcgcgggcggcgcgggcggcgtgcTGGCGGCACGCCTGGTGGCCGTGCTGGAGAGCGTGGAGCGCCTGCCCGTGCACGCGCCGGGGGGCGACGCGCCGCCGCCCTCCGCCGGCACGCTGCACCATCTCACCAAGCGCATCAG GTTACGCATTGAACGCGCAACTGATGAGAGTACTGAGGATACGACGACAAACAATGGAAACAACGCTGGTAGAAATCTGAAAGTCGAGGCTTTGACTACAGTTCGTCAATTAGAGAGGTTCCTTGCGAAGTCAGTCGCTAGGCAGTGGTACGACATGGAGCGAACCAGTTTTAACTTCGTGCAAAAGATAAAAACAGAAGCACCTATGGTGTTCAATTATGAT CACGATTTCGACGAGAATGGTATTCTTTACTTTATCGGCAGTAATGGGGGTACTTGTGAATGGGTCAATCCCGGTGCTCACTCCTTAGTAAGCGTTTGGTCCTCCGATGGTAGACAACTGCCTTACGGCCGAGCCGAAGATGCCTTGTCAAGGTCTCCGGAGCCACTGAACGTGCACACCAACGATGATAGACGAGCGTTTATAGCAGTAGATCTAGGCTTACAAGTGGTGCCTTCCGCGTATACATTACGACATGCTCGCGGCTATGGACGGTCAGCACTCAGAAACTGGTTATTCCAA ATGTCGACGGACGGTATAACGTGGAGCACGCTGCTGGCGCACAACGACGAGCAGGCGCTGCAGGAGCCGGGCAGCACCGCCACCTGGCGGCTGCGCGCCGACGCGCCCTACCGCTACCTGCGCATACAGCAGAATGGGAAGAACGCCAGCGGGCAGAGCCACTACCTCTCCCTCTCCGGCCTGGAGATCTATGGAAAG GTGGTAGGCGTCAGCGACAACGCGCCACGTCAGTGCGGCGGCCCCAACGGCGGCACGAGCACGAcgccggcgggcggcgcggcgggaggcgcggcgggcgcggcgggcgcggcgggcggcggcgcgcgcgccaggCGCTGGTCGCGGGGCGCGCGCGGCGTGTGCGCGGGCGCGCGCGTGCTGCGCGGCCCCGACTGGAAGTGGCGCGACCAGGACGGCGCGCACCCCGCGCTCGGGACCGTCACCTCCGACCTGCACAACGGCTGGGTCGACGTCAG gtGGGATCACGGAGGACGCAATTCTTATCGTATGGGCGCCGAGGGAAAATTTGATCTGAAGGTAGTGAGTGGTGGCGCTACTGGTGGAGCCGCGTGTGGCGAGGCCAAACAAGGTCGCAAGAGCCACTCAACGCCAAGCCTGCCGGACGCTACTGCCGTTGATCACCAG GTATCGGTGGCATCGACTGAGCAAGCGTCATCTGCAGATAACATATCAAGTGAGGAAATGGCCAGTAACATGTCTCGACCTCGCACACACGCCACAGATTTATCTGCAATTAATAACTCGACACATCATATTAATACAG ATCTTGCAACGATAGTAGAATCGTTGACTCTAGGCGCTGAGAGCAATAACTGTATGGCAGATTTGGGTAATACTTCATTTACAAATATGGAATTGGGACCAACCAGCATCACAGACATTACTAAGCCTTACCCTGCTAAAGAACCTGTACCTGAAACGAATACTCAAGAG GAGCGCGAGGCGCGCCGCCGCGAGGGCGACGCTGTGCGCAACAGTGCCAACGCGCTGCTGTCCAGCGACCTGCTCGCTCTGCCCGCCTCCCTGCTGCACACCCTGCGGAACAATGCCAACCGCCTGCACATACAG tgtGAAGACAACGATGCTGCCGATGGACAATACGGTGACCACAAGAAGGACAGTCAGTCCGGCGGGTCGGGTGCCATGAGCGCTAGTGAACCAGATCTGACGCAACAGGTAAATAGA GGTGCCGCCAGGCTGCTGGAGTCCCTGGGCgtggggcgcggcgcgggcgcaggtcGCGGCGCCAACCCGCAGCGCGCCACGCGGACTAACCACTCTACTAGTCTGTTCCCCAG TTTGGTGCGCCTGGCCCTATCAAGCAATTTCCCTGGCGGACTATTATCGGCAGCTCAGAGTTATCCATCGCTCGTTCCTAACGCACAAAATGCTCTTACTTTGTCTCTTACATCTACATCGAGTGAAAGTGAACAG TGGCTGCAGGTGTCGCTGGAGGACTTCCTGGAGTCGTGTCGCGCGCCCGCGCTGCTCACCGAGCTGGAGGACGACGATGAGGGCGACGACGCGCTCGACAGCGACAAGGAGAACGAGCCCACCTACCAGGAGGTA gTCTCTCGCAATCTTCTGTCTTTAATGGAGGAGGAAGCTTTAGAGGCAGTCCGCGGCAGCAGCGGTCAGGGTGGCCGCCAGCGTAAGCCATGGGACGATGACTTTGTGCTCAAACGGCAGTTTTCTGCCCTCATACCTGCTTTTGATCCTCGCCCTGGAAGAACCAATTTGAACCAAACAGTCG ATCTGGAGATCCCACTGAACGAGTCATCAGACGGTGAAGAGAGCAGCAGCTCGGACTGCGGgcaggcgggcgcgggcggcagcgcgggcgcggcgggcggcggcgggcgtcTGCCCGCGCTGCGCCTCGTGCTGTCGGCGGCGGGCGCGTCCGTGGCGCTGGAGCGGCCCAACTGGACGCTGTACCGCGCCGTGCTGGCGCTCAACGCGCGCCTGCCGCTCGCCGACACGCACCGCGACCTCACCTACAC ATTGACTTACAAAGAAATCGAAGGGATGGAGACATTCGCTTCTTCCAGCGACAGCGAAGATGACGAACCTTGTGATCCTG AGCGCGGCATCGCGGGCGCGGAGGGCGCGGAGGGCGCGATGGCGACGTGTTGCGTGCGCGTGCTGCGCCGCctgcgcgccgccgcgccgtcgCTGCCGCCCGAGGCCTTCGTGTCCACCAAGCTCACCAACAAGCTGCACCAGCAGCTGCAGGAGCCGCTCacgctggccgccgccgccacgcCGCTATG gTGTCAGCAACTGAATGACTGGTGTCCATTCCTGTTCCCTCTGGAAACTCGTCAAATGTTCTTCGCTTGTACGGCTTTCGGAACTTCTCGTACAATTGTCTGGTTGCAAGCGCAGAGGGATCGCGCTCTAGACCGGCAAAG ATCTGGTAACACTGTATCCCCACGCCGCGCCGAATTGGAAGCGACCGAGTTCCGAATGGGACGTCTGCGTCATGAGCGTGTGAGGATACCTCGGCAACCCGATCTGTTGCGGTCTGCTATGCag GTGATGCGCGTGCACGCGGGCCGCAAGTCCGTGCTGGAGGTGGAGTTCGCGGGCGAGGAGGGCACGGGGCTGGGCCCCACGCTGGAGTTCTACGCGCTCGTGGCGGCCGAGCTGCAGCGCGCCGACCTGGCCATGTGGCTCAACGACTCGCCGCACGCCGCCGCCGACCACGACTCCGCGCCGCACCATCTCGTGTTGCCCGACG aaaaacctCCGGGTTATTACGTGACGCGAGCTGGTGGTCTGTTCCCGGCACCACTTCCTCAAGATTCACCCGTCTGTGATAAAGTTTGCAAATATTTCTGGTTCCTCGGAGTATTCTTAGCTAAG GTACTACAAGATGGAAGACTTGTCGATTTGCCGCTTTCAGAACCTTTCCTGCGTATCATGTGCGGCGAAGAATTGACTAATGACTGTCTGGAGGAAATCGATCCGATCAGACATCG TTTCCTGCAAAGCGTGTTGGCGGCGGCGGAGAACTATGACTTGTTGATGCGCGACCAGTCGCTGGAGGTGGAGGAGCGCGCGCGCCGCATTGCCGAGCTCACGGTGGAGGGCGCCAGCTTCGAGCAGCTCGCGCTCACCATGACGCACGTGGCCGCGCACACCGACGCCGCCGTCGCTGTGCAGCCGCTCACCGACAACGGAGAGAACATCGAG GTGGGCCCAGCGAACGCGCGCGCCTACGCGGAGGCGAGCGCGCGCTGGATGACGCGCGGCGGCGTGCGGCGGCAGGCGGCCGCCTTCCGGCGCGGCTTCGGCGCCGTGTTCCCGCCGCGCCGCCTGCGCGCCTTCTGCGCCGCCGAGCTGCGCCTGCTGCTGTGCGGCGAGCGCGGGCCCGTCTGGACGCGCGACCATCTGCTGCAGTACACCGAGCCCAAGCTCGGCTACACGCGCGACAG TCCCGGTTTCCTTCGTCTCGTGGATGTGCTCGTGGAGATGTCCCTCCGTGAACGTAAGGCATTCTTACAATTTGCAACGGGCTGCAGCAGTCTCCCGCCTGGTGGACTCGCTAATCTGCACCCTAGACTCACTGTAGTGCGAAAG gtTGATGCTGGTGATGGATCCTACCCCTCTGTGAATACTTGCGTTCACTACCTGAAACTACCTGAGTACTCTTGCAAGGAAGTTCTGCGGGAAAGACTGCTCGCAGCCACCAACGAGCGTGGCTTCCATCTCAACTAG